Proteins encoded by one window of Candidatus Nitrosocosmicus hydrocola:
- a CDS encoding thioredoxin domain-containing protein produces the protein MNDKVERKPNSLINESSPYLLQHAFNPVNWLGWNDDTISLSKKEDKPIFLSIGYSSCHWCHVMAHESFEDDEIAKIMNEKFINIKVDREERPDIDDIYQRACQLVTGNGGWPLSIFLTPDLKPFYVGTYFPKESRYGMPGFGEILKQLSQAYTAKRDDIDKTTSEFVDALASTSRDIRGNSIGVIDKTVLDESALNLLQMADLVNGGFGISPKFPNVSNLLFLLRYYHISGIEKFKDFVLLTCDKIIFGGIHDHLGGGFSRYSTDQKWLVPHFEKMLYDNALLVILFCEMYQISKDDIFRDTVEKTLNYILRELTDDKGVFYSAEDADSDGEEGKFYVWSKREIISEIKIPLHQDIFCEYFGITEMGNFEGKNILNIKYSIDQLSKKYGLVAEEIKNIIDINSAKLFDVREKRVRPQKDDKTILSWNALAISAFVKGFKITGKGKYLEASLNAVEFVEKKLKSKDGLLYRIYKNGDVKILAYLDDYSFYVNALLDIVEVKTDSKYIDLAANYADLALKHFWDTEDNNFYYSSNLHESLLLRTKILYDLAIPSGNSVFVSNLIRLYHITGKRDYIDKAEKMIKGSIPAALDNPFGFGWLLSSSYLYLKKPIEITIFTDDIKHSKMTDELNKMFIPNSIFSVLYEGNASQDLDKYSLFKNKTLIKEKPSSDFVLICKDFACTPPITDLGEIKKFVASHSSSKERIK, from the coding sequence ATGAATGATAAGGTCGAGAGAAAACCTAACTCTCTGATAAATGAGAGTAGTCCTTATTTGTTACAACATGCATTTAATCCAGTTAATTGGTTAGGTTGGAATGACGATACAATTAGTCTATCAAAGAAGGAGGATAAACCAATTTTTCTCAGTATAGGATATAGCTCTTGTCACTGGTGTCATGTTATGGCACATGAGTCATTTGAAGATGATGAAATTGCAAAAATCATGAATGAAAAATTCATTAACATAAAAGTCGATAGAGAAGAAAGGCCAGATATCGATGATATTTATCAAAGAGCATGTCAATTGGTAACCGGTAATGGAGGTTGGCCTTTATCCATATTTTTGACTCCAGACCTCAAGCCATTTTACGTAGGGACATATTTTCCAAAGGAGAGTAGATATGGAATGCCCGGTTTTGGAGAAATTCTCAAACAACTCTCACAAGCATATACAGCAAAGAGGGATGACATAGATAAGACAACCTCAGAATTTGTTGATGCATTAGCAAGTACCTCAAGAGATATCAGAGGTAACAGTATTGGTGTAATTGACAAGACAGTATTAGACGAATCGGCGCTAAATCTATTACAGATGGCAGACCTTGTTAATGGTGGTTTTGGTATTTCTCCCAAGTTCCCCAATGTTTCAAATTTGTTGTTCTTGTTACGATATTATCATATTTCAGGAATCGAAAAATTCAAAGATTTTGTACTATTAACATGTGACAAAATTATCTTTGGAGGAATACATGACCATTTAGGAGGAGGATTTTCTAGATATTCAACAGATCAAAAATGGCTTGTGCCTCATTTTGAGAAGATGTTGTACGATAATGCATTATTGGTCATACTATTTTGTGAAATGTATCAAATTTCCAAAGACGACATATTTAGAGATACTGTTGAAAAAACCCTGAATTACATACTGAGAGAGCTTACTGATGATAAAGGGGTATTCTACTCAGCTGAAGACGCAGATTCTGATGGAGAAGAGGGGAAATTTTATGTTTGGTCTAAAAGAGAAATCATTTCAGAAATCAAAATTCCACTACATCAAGATATATTTTGTGAGTATTTTGGCATAACTGAAATGGGGAATTTTGAAGGGAAAAACATACTCAATATCAAATATTCAATTGACCAACTATCAAAAAAATATGGTTTAGTCGCAGAAGAGATTAAAAATATAATAGATATTAATTCGGCAAAACTCTTTGACGTCAGAGAGAAAAGAGTAAGACCTCAAAAAGATGATAAAACAATTTTATCATGGAATGCATTAGCCATATCTGCCTTTGTTAAGGGCTTCAAAATAACAGGAAAAGGAAAATATCTAGAAGCTTCATTAAATGCGGTAGAATTTGTAGAAAAAAAGTTAAAGTCAAAGGATGGATTATTATATCGAATATACAAGAATGGCGACGTAAAGATTCTTGCTTATCTAGACGACTATTCTTTTTATGTTAACGCCCTACTAGACATTGTTGAGGTAAAGACAGATTCAAAGTATATCGACTTGGCTGCAAATTATGCCGATTTGGCACTAAAACATTTCTGGGATACGGAAGATAATAACTTTTACTATTCTTCCAACTTACATGAATCTCTACTTCTTAGAACTAAAATACTGTACGATCTTGCAATACCTAGTGGGAATTCGGTTTTTGTATCTAATTTGATTCGTTTGTATCACATAACAGGAAAGAGAGATTATATAGATAAAGCAGAGAAAATGATAAAAGGGTCGATCCCAGCGGCGTTAGATAACCCCTTTGGATTTGGCTGGTTGTTATCGTCTAGTTATTTGTATCTCAAAAAACCAATAGAAATTACCATCTTTACTGACGATATCAAACATTCAAAAATGACTGATGAATTAAACAAAATGTTTATTCCAAATAGCATATTTTCAGTTTTGTATGAGGGAAATGCATCGCAAGACCTTGATAAATACAGCCTTTTCAAAAATAAAACGTTGATTAAAGAAAAACCAAGTAGTGATTTTGTATTGATATGTAAGGATTTTGCTTGTACTCCCCCCATAACAGACCTAGGAGAAATAAAGAAATTTGTAGCCTCACATTCATCATCAAAGGAAAGAATTAAATAA
- a CDS encoding cupredoxin domain-containing protein, with translation MTDTAYGPNPINAKIGQSIVWTNDDAAFHTVTSGEVGAPDVGKEFDSGLTGPTALTSKGKTFEHTFDVEGEFPYFCILHPGMIGTVVVS, from the coding sequence TTGACTGATACCGCATATGGTCCAAATCCCATCAATGCCAAGATTGGTCAATCTATCGTTTGGACAAATGATGACGCAGCTTTTCATACTGTAACTTCGGGAGAAGTAGGTGCACCAGACGTTGGAAAAGAATTTGACTCGGGATTGACTGGACCGACGGCCCTCACCAGTAAAGGAAAAACATTTGAACATACGTTTGATGTAGAAGGCGAATTTCCTTATTTCTGCATACTACACCCCGGAATGATAGGTACTGTAGTTGTGAGCTAA